The Kribbella jejuensis genome segment CCGGAGCGCGACTACCTCACGTCGCCCGCCGACCTGGTCGCCTGGGCGCGCCGCGCCGGGCTGATCGACCTGCGTGACTACAGCTCGGTCGAGGGCACCTGGCGGTCGATGCCCGAACTGGCCACGAAGGCGCTGAACGCGACCCTCGAGATCCGCGAGGCGGCGTACGACGTGTTCGCGCCGCGGGCGCCCGGCTCGGGGGTCGCGCCTGAGGGCGTGCAGCACAGCGAGGGTTCTGCCTTCGAGCGCTTGATGTTGCGCTGGTCGGCGGCGGCCGCGCGGTCGATGCTGATCCCGGACTTCAGCCGCGAGCGCGGAATCGCCGGGCTGGTCGTCGGTACGTCGCCGGCGCAGCTGATCCCGGACCGCCTGGTGGTCGCGGCGGTCGAACTGGTCCGCACGGTCGACCTGCGGCAGTTGAAGGCCTGCCCGGTCGCCGACGGAGGCTGCGGCTGGTTGTTCCTGGACCGCAGCCGGAACGGCTCGCGGCGCTGGTGCGCGATGGAGGACTGCGGCACGCGGGCCAAGATCCGCAAGCTCGGCGAGCGCCGACGAGCTACCACCGTACCGGTGGTTCAGTAGTTATTGTCACTGTCAGCGACCGGATCAGCACGCGAGATTGCGTGTCGAAAGGTGCGAAGTGTCCCCGGGACCTGTCATCGTAGGCGGCCGGGCCTTCCGACAAGTGGGCCTTGCCCCTATCTGCCCCGGACCAGGAGCAGGTTGATGAAACAGAATGTGGAGGACAGATGACGCAGGTGGCAGAGCAGCCGGGCACTACTGCCGGGCGGCTCGGCTCGGTGGTGCTGGACTGCCCGGACCCACTCGAGCTCGCCCAGTTCTACTCGGCGCTGCTGGGCCTGGACATCGACGAGAACGGTGACGACGACTGGCGGAGCCTGACCGGCCCCGGGTCCTCGTTGGGCTTCTCGTCGCTGGCCTTCCGGCGCTCGGAGGAGTACGTGCCGGCCACGTGGCCCGGCACCGAAGCGCAGGACCTTCACCTCGACCTGATCGTCGAGGACCTCTCCAGTGGTCACGCGACCGTGGTCGCGCTCGGGGCCGAGCCCCTCGACCCGCTGGACCCACCACCGGCGGAGAACGCGCGCGGCTGGCGGATCTACGCCGACCCCGCGGGCCATCCGTTCCGGATCTGCCTCGAGTGAGTCACCGAAGGGCCCGTCGCAGGAGACGGGCCCTTCGCCCTGTCCGGGCCGAGTCAGGCATCGCGCGTCCGTGCCGACAGGTAGTCGGTGACCGCTGTCTGCTCTGCCCATGCGGCCCAACCGGCCACGTCGGCGTCGAACTGCGTGTCCTTCACGGACAGGTCGGCGCCGCGATCGATCAGCAGGCGCAGAATGTCGAGCCTGCCCGTCGCGGCGGCCAGATGGGCGGCTGTCATGCCGCCCGACGTCCGTGCGTTGACATCGAAGCCGCGATCGGCGAGTTGCTCGATCAGCTCCCACTTCTGGGCCGCGGCTGCCTCGGCGAGCAGTGCGGGACGCTCCGCCGGGGTGACTTCACCGGTGAACGGGTCCTCCGCGCGGAGACCCTGGTAGAAGTCGCGAACCGTCCCGACCTCGGCGCCGTGGTGGATCAGCTCGTCGAGGATGTGCAGCGCGAACGATGCGCCGTCGTGGTCGGCGTACGCGCCCGCGGGCTCACCCATCGGCCGGCTGAGCTCCTCGGGACTGACCTCCGCGAGCCGCCGGCGCCAGACGGCGTACGCGTGATCGAGCGCAGCCAGTGCGTCCGCCGCTGACCCGGGCGTGGGCGGCTGCCCGTCCTCCGCGAGCGGCTGGTGCCCGAACCAGGTCGCGGTCCGGTCCTCTTGCAGAATGTCGACGATGTGCGTGATCCGCCACGCGAGGGTGGTGAACGGCGCCGGCGCGGGCGGGATTCGCGACGCGTCGGTGACGTACCCCTCCGCGGTCTTCCGCACCGTCCAGCAGCCGTCGAACGGCTCCCAGAAATACTCCTCGTCAGTGAGGCCCTCCACCCGGTGCCGTAGGCGCTGCCACGCGAAGTCCGACAGGTCCAGAAGGTTCTGCGAAAGCGTCGTCATGTCCTCACCGTAGGGTGACCTGCGGACAGGATCGGTCCGCAGGTTGCAGAATGGTGCCGATGGACACCGCAACCCGGCTCCTGCGTCTGTTGTCGTTGCTGCACTCGCGGCCGCAGTGGGACGGCGCCGAGTTGGCCGCCAGACTCGAGATCACGCCGCGGACCGTACGGCGCGACGTCGCGCGGCTGCGGTCGCTCGGCTACCCGATCGACGCGGCGGCCGGGATCGGCGGCGGCTACCGGCTCGGACCGGGCGGCCGCCTCCCGCCGCTACTGCTGGAAGACGCTGAGGCGGTAGCGATCGCGGTCGGTCTGCGGGTCGCGACGACCACGACGGTGTCGGGCGTCGAGGAAGCCGCGATCTCCGCGCTGGCCAAGCTCCACCAAGTCCTACCGGTCCGCCTGCGCGAACAGGTCGACGCGATCAGCGCCCACACCACCCAACTCCCACAGGGCGAACTGCCCGCGATCGACGGCGGCGTACTGGTCACCCTCGCGGCCGGTTGCCGCCATACCGAAGGCATCCGCTTCGGCTACCGCACCCACGACGGAACGGAGTCCGAGCGCAGCGTCGAACCGTTGCAGATCGTCCACACCGGCCGACGCTGGTACCTGGTGGCCCGCGACCGCGACCGGCAGGCGTGGAGAACCTTCCGCGTCGACCGGATCAGCCACCCGGAGCTGACCGGCTCCCGCTACCGCTTCGAGGACCCGCCGGACCCGGTCGAGCTCGTTGCCGAAGGCACCGGAGTGGCACCGTGGGACATCGTCGGCCGGGTCCGCGTTCACGCCCCGGCAGACACGGTCAAGAAGCTGATCCCACCGAGCCAAGGCATGGTCGATGCGGTCGACGCCACCACATGCGAGGTCCGCTTCGCCGCCAACGACCTCGGACCGCTCGTATCCGGCGTGATCCGCATCCACTGGCCGTTCGAAATCCTCGACCCACCCGAACTCCGAGCCGCCGTCCACGAACACGCCCGCCGGCTACTCGACAGCTAGCTCTCAACCGCTGAGGTCGCCGAGGAGCAGCTCGGCGCGCTGCACGAACAGGTATGCCTCCTGTCGCCCAGCCACAAACCGTGCCTGCCCGGCCAGGCGTACGGCGGTGACCGGGTCGCCGACCACCTTCGCCAGCCGGGCCCGGACGAGCAGAAGCAGACCGTCCGCCGACCGCTGCCCGTAGCGGTCCCGGAAGCCGTCGGCCTGGTCGAGCGCAACAGCAGCGGCGTCCGGAGTACCTGCTGCCAGACGCATCTCCGCGAGGAGCGCATACCAAGTGGAGACGCAGGATCGGACGGGATTCGTCAGGTTGGCCACGATCAGCCGCTCCGCGGCGTCCGCGGCTGCACCAGGATCGCGACCGGTCAGCGCCAGCGCCCAGCATCGCGCCAGGCGGTGGTAGGTGCCGATAAAGCCGAACGAGAACTGAGGATCCGCTGCGATTCCACGGTCCGCGACCTGCAGCGCCCACTCCGGGTCGCCGACAACCGAGGCGGTCCGTGCAGCCATGCACGTCGCCACGGCGGTCGCATAGGCATCGTCTCCGGCGTCCGTTACGAGCCTGTCCAAGGCCTCCCGGGCACGAGCGGACTTTCCGTGGTACGCGGAGATCTCGGCCAGCGTCGCTGCGATCAGCAGCCGGAGGCCGTCCCACACCGGGTCGGGGTGGTGATCGTCAGGTAGCCCGGGGGACGCTGTCGCAGTCAGGTGGCGGTACGACGCTCCGACGTGTCCGAGATGCCATTGCTGGATC includes the following:
- a CDS encoding CGNR zinc finger domain-containing protein → MSDSFHGDFRIVGGHPVLDLVNTVTPRLRGGVPERDYLTSPADLVAWARRAGLIDLRDYSSVEGTWRSMPELATKALNATLEIREAAYDVFAPRAPGSGVAPEGVQHSEGSAFERLMLRWSAAAARSMLIPDFSRERGIAGLVVGTSPAQLIPDRLVVAAVELVRTVDLRQLKACPVADGGCGWLFLDRSRNGSRRWCAMEDCGTRAKIRKLGERRRATTVPVVQ
- a CDS encoding VOC family protein — translated: MTQVAEQPGTTAGRLGSVVLDCPDPLELAQFYSALLGLDIDENGDDDWRSLTGPGSSLGFSSLAFRRSEEYVPATWPGTEAQDLHLDLIVEDLSSGHATVVALGAEPLDPLDPPPAENARGWRIYADPAGHPFRICLE
- a CDS encoding DinB family protein, with product MTTLSQNLLDLSDFAWQRLRHRVEGLTDEEYFWEPFDGCWTVRKTAEGYVTDASRIPPAPAPFTTLAWRITHIVDILQEDRTATWFGHQPLAEDGQPPTPGSAADALAALDHAYAVWRRRLAEVSPEELSRPMGEPAGAYADHDGASFALHILDELIHHGAEVGTVRDFYQGLRAEDPFTGEVTPAERPALLAEAAAAQKWELIEQLADRGFDVNARTSGGMTAAHLAAATGRLDILRLLIDRGADLSVKDTQFDADVAGWAAWAEQTAVTDYLSARTRDA
- a CDS encoding helix-turn-helix transcriptional regulator, with product MDTATRLLRLLSLLHSRPQWDGAELAARLEITPRTVRRDVARLRSLGYPIDAAAGIGGGYRLGPGGRLPPLLLEDAEAVAIAVGLRVATTTTVSGVEEAAISALAKLHQVLPVRLREQVDAISAHTTQLPQGELPAIDGGVLVTLAAGCRHTEGIRFGYRTHDGTESERSVEPLQIVHTGRRWYLVARDRDRQAWRTFRVDRISHPELTGSRYRFEDPPDPVELVAEGTGVAPWDIVGRVRVHAPADTVKKLIPPSQGMVDAVDATTCEVRFAANDLGPLVSGVIRIHWPFEILDPPELRAAVHEHARRLLDS